The nucleotide sequence gctctctcccagtgctggcgctttgactacacttagcactttgaagtgcaagtgtagccaagcccacagagcaaaacttcataacttcccaaccaatgcgagcacacacaatccaacacgatattaatgttcaacagatcgagacttttgaaatgacacctcaccaggcagactttgtacaaaccatgtcatcattatatgagagtggtgaatatggggcttgcaaggtgctgctttgagcacagagtgccacacctgggcttacattgcaatggagacgtacccttagagtccatctctcctgggataaagagggcagcagggctggcctgggtcatctgacttgggctcctggagctaaagctgaggggcagatatttgtgttcatgctgaagcctgggttcagaaaccctcccctcgcatggggcctcagaggttgggctcaagcccatatgtctgcactgtaattttatagtcttgcagcccaagccccattacCCTgcgtcagctgacctgggctttgcgacaggtgccctgggtgttttaatcacagtgtagacataacattaggctacgtctccagtgcaatgaaacacccttggctggcccgtgtcacattaatcagggtcatgtggCTTGGCCtggagtaaagttgcagtgtccgtgtctgggctcaggctcagtcccctggtctaggagcccagaagggtgggagggagtttagcgagtggaaatggtaaaaccgcagggaagtattaccctggactcatggcatttctccactggtctgtctgctctggggcagggacaataacacgtcctgctgcattcgttatttcaaagggtggtttaggattttcattctcagacactgggcacaaagcaggactcaaccctcggcataaactaaatgagctgcccacagattctggcaactgcaatgagccatttggtgtgagagctcagacctgcccctatcccagttttggtgtcctcattagaaaaagatgttgtgaaattggagctggggcagcaaagagccatcaaatgttctgagggctggagaaaaatgccttctagtgagctattgaatgagctcaacctgtttagctgatcaaaagattgaaaggtgacgtcattgaagtgttgaaggaccTTAAtcgagagaaaagattgggtattaaagcagagaaaggcataacaagccccaatggctggacggtgaaaagagacaaattcatattacaactaaggcacaaatattcaacagcgaagatgattcaccacaagaacaagctatcagggaaagcggtggattctccatctcctgatgtcatttaatgaagactagatgcctttctggaatgtgtttgcccgaaaagtagctattgtgtcatacaggaggcctgtgataagcctgaaaaactgagtgtagcattgggagcagtgtctgatgttttcctgtctagccggcttgcttcctagaacgaacgctccttgagtggggtgatccacaggagtagctcaaacctccaaagtgcctggccaggggcaggacattagcacagcaagggaggggtgtggcagtgacatcacaaaggccttttacagaacctcagactattggtcaaaggtggtggtgacctcacagagagatgctgacatcagccaggcaggatggggcgaggggccagggaaacctcagagacccctgtggctttgcttcagcaagtctccttctccaggtctctctctgaggactgagagagtattcgggttcacgtacgtgagcgccaggaggaacctctttcgagttttctccatcccttttagtgattttactagaaaacagccgtccctgtttagaaggtaagagcctcctcaaggtttgaaacctgttcagtctgatccatctggtgacagttgaattctaggcatggaaaacacgagcttaaggaggccgaattttattctgctcctgggattttgtcccttagaatcactggggacattggggtttgtcttttttgtttcacctcttcctcctctctccctcctttctctttgtctcttgcttcttttgtcctttttcctgttcccctcccaacaccaggaggtgcgTGTCATGGAGGAGTGCTCTACAGcttccactgtgggaggtccacccaaaaatgtggggctgaattagtactcagccaatcagggccggattaatcttttgtgggccccagCACCAAACGTTTCTGTTCCCCTCCTAATACcaggagcggggtgtgtgtgtgttgcgggggagtgctctgcacctcccactgtgggaggtccacccaaaaatgtggggctgaaatagtgctcgggcagtgatccccaccggtgacctgggccatccattgggctctctggtgagaaccttcagcctcccgtcctcagtctctaccctgattggctgagcagggggttactgaTAGGAAGGAGACTCAGGtgcttgttgttctctttgaagaccaagtaaataagtcagaaccagtcatatgtttgacaaattttcctgcttctctgcattaattgtctctgagcagttcatgattctctctaacattgagaactggttaaaagacagggaacaaagggtaggaataaatggtaaattctcagaatggagaggggtaactagtggtgttccccaagggtcagtccgaggaccaatcctattcaccttattcataaatgatctggagaaaggggtaaaaagtgaggtggcaaagtttgcagatgacactaaattgctcaagatagttaagaccaaaggagACTGTGGagaacttcaaaaagagctcacaCAACTAAGTGAttgaacaacaaaatggcaaatgaaatttaatgtggataaatgtaaagtaatgcacattggaaaaaataaccccagctatacatacaatataatgggggctaatttagctacaacaaatcaggaaaaagattttcgagtcatcatggatagttctctgaagatgtccacgcagtgtgcagaggcaatcaaaaaagcaaacaggatgttaggaatcattaaaaaggggatagagaataagacggaggatatattattgcccttatataactccatggtacacccacatcttgaatactacgtacagatgtggtctcatctcaaaaaagatatactggcattagaaaaggttcagagaagggcaattaaaatgattaggggtctggaacgggtcccatatgaggagagattaaagaggctagaacttttcagcttggaaaagaggagactaaggggggacatgatagaggtatataaaatcatgagtgatgtggagaaagtagataaggaaaagctatttacttactcccataatacaagaactaggggccaccaaatgaaattaatgggcagcaggtttaaaacaaataaaaggaatgtGCGCTTCACACAGCgcccagtcaacttgtggaacttcttgcctgaagaggttctgaaggctaggactataacagggtttaaaagagaactggataaattcatggaggttaagtccatgaatggctattagccaggatgagtaaggaatggtgtccctagcctgtttgtcagagggtggagatggatggcaggagagagatcacttgatcattacctgttaggttcactccctgggctgcttctgctctacaactatgattgtctttttacaccaaaatcactaacttgagcagccaattccatgtacagtcctagtggatgtaagacaCAGGTAGCTTTTGTCTCAGGGTAGCTTGgcggcatcaaccctctctccccgacctggagctgatgaacattcctggctggagggacacacgctcctatgagtcaaaaggaaaggagttgatagaaaagatcacaggactgaccccaaagaagggggagctgcaaaaggcagaaggaggcaattcatctgggggagctgagagaccacggtgaagatggtgcagagatcactatactggaattagcaaatgtgattttttaaaaaacaaatctttggccagccctaatcaaggcatttctcacagttctctcccatttggattttctgatatctaatagggaatgacctctgattgaagcttttcccaaatgcagagcatgtgtagggtctctctccactgtgaattctacgatgtctgacaaggtctgAGCATTCAATGAAGCttttccgcactcagagcatgtgtagggtctctcttgtgtggattctacgatgtacggtaaggtttgagctccgattgaagcttttcccgcactcagagcatgtgtagggcgtctctcctgtgtggattctacgatgtttgataaggtttgagctccatttgaagcttttcccgcactcagagcatgtgtagggtgtctctccagtgtggattctctgatgtacgataagggtagcgctctgattgaagcttttcccacactcagcgcatgtgtagggcgtctctcctgtgtggattctcctgtgtgcgataagggtagatctctgactgaagcttttcccacactcggagcatgtgtagggcgtctctcctgtgtggattctctgatgtgtgataaggtttgagcgccaactgaagcttttcccgcactcggagcacgtGTAGTGCGTCTGTcgagtgtggattctctgatgtgcaataaggtttgagcgccaacggaagcttttcccgcactcagagcatgtgtagggcgtctctctgctgtggattctcctgtgtgcgataagggtagacctctgactgaagcttttcccacactcagagcatgtgtagggcgtctctcctgtgtggattctcctgtgtgcgataaggtttgagctccaattgaagcctttcccacactcagagcacatgtagggtctctctcctctgtggattctctgatgtgcgataaggtctgagctctcattgaagcttttcccacactcatgccatgtgtaacgtgtctcttccaagttgattctcttgtgtgtaataaggtctgagaggctacttaagttttcttctggCCTCTGCtcagtctcacaggcttttgctttttctgggagtgcacaactcccggaaacattccctttgggtcttcctgataacatcccatgtggttctacttgctcagcatcttcctgctggggtgtctcctcgttctcactcgccatcccatcacctgatgggagacagagagaatccagacataggtcactctctgtgcctgagaaaaaggaaatctcagagacaagaatttaaaaagggatgaaaaaaccaaaatatgtgcaggagagatcaaacctatcaggagctgattttcccacacttccccagaggagaaagaaagggatcagttttggtctgcatctcaccagaacatgcaggggaaaacgggatcaggtagggatctgctgccagttgttagtcaggataggtgggaagccatgagtgacatctgcctaatgattccacatctgaagggaacaatcctgaacttggagagctcacacggtctttgtagggcatcccaaatgtttcctgtattcatggagagtttttgagttggtttaaccaagccctcacctgtgcaggcagctcttgggagcacttctttctcagagccctggaggtctcggacccacggctcttcctctcgttccagctgcgagatcacatcaggtttggaatttagaaaccctacgtcaggcaaagaaaacaagggaggtcagtggaatttgtgggatacttgtcacaaagaatagtccacggttttaaccccaaatcatttttaagcagtaacgtcccaaggccggcttccttggctcaaagtggcagaagagttattattattataaatcatatgcagtaccttagtgcctaaggaccagctaacagtggatccccattgtgctaggcaaactacaaacacagaatagtagatggcccatgccctgaacgatttacaatctaactagacaagacaagcacagaatgggggaaggggtagaaccaccagataacgaaatagatcttaagatgcttaaagaaaatgtagtttgatagcatcctgtctggcaagaaatcacttatcaatggttgtggtaccctcatttctgtattgttttatctttatgtccaccacttttctggttctctaATCGTTTCTGCctgcggtataattaattttgctgggtgtaagttaattagggtagtaggatataattggttaggtaattatgttacaatatgttaggactggttagttacatttcagtaaaatgattggttaaggtgtagctgggaatatgactatataaactggggtcaaacaggagggggaacggaaattggaatcaggtttattaatgggggggaatgggaacagggacacaggcaaggctctgcggcctcagagctgggaagggggatgcagggtaaacgctctgcggcctcagagctgggaacgggacaccggggaacagactctctgggcgtaaagcgataagcccgactggtgtgaagggcttcggaatctgcttgcttggaaataaccccaataaacattgcactaCCTGCCCTTCGGACtcctggtcttttgctgcttgctgtctgcgtgacaagaaccagggaagtgggagggggaagggaaaaccctctaacaaaactgacacgacctgataactaagaggtgagccttagaggaaggctttaatacactttgtaactgatgagggattcccacgaggactgatgagggtgcaatggtaaatacacatttaaatccttttcttgttttatatcttttttcccataaggcttaaccTCCGGtgcagtgtcatggatgcacaggatctgtgcaatgccctggcttttaaacagtccttgggaggtgccccttgagtgcgctggacccccaaggggtcccactcttccacaaggatagACCATGTcgcttcaacacttgagactgagcctctggattcaacactcctatttcaacctgtgagctctgccagcaggtcccagctgaacgacactcctgttcagagactgttcctcattcatgcttcaatgcacctcagcaagtttttgctgtgacactgggcagactgttaaaatatagcagggtttagTAGTGAACTGAAACACAGctttagaaaggctttagattagggcagagaagcaaagaagacaatacagtccatattggccaatgctcttgagccacgctgctgttaaaaacagttttgtttcgTTTCACTTTGCCTGTCCGTTTGTCTTCgctccggtagagctccctgtgtctgcaaacccagttcttcctCCTCCCAAGCACATCCCGAGTccatgtatgcttcactcagccaaggggagatcctcccatggacaggtgacaattattcccttgtctctgtcgggtattccattgatgtaggttggtcccagcctgtccttaatgacccattcatatcaccccgtgacagctccgtgacaaaacacctcatgtctcctcctctttataatcacagcaataccaaccacagagggaaactgaggtgtgtattggcatcaccaaaattcctgcctctctcacacacacactgctcacagcccttggagagaaagcaaagcacaggaactggatgttagtccagtgaacacagtggaggacaagctgcagtcctcacaccctggtcaaacaggagaggcatgtgggtccccacccacagagaggggctggctagaggcctaaTACCCGAGAGGCCATTCCTTGAGCAtcccatggaggcaggtcaaaggcttcgctaccccagaactgtgacatcgcaaaagcacattctggggaattaggaaatctagtgactcaggtgtaatgggagggagaattaaactcccccagtgtgaggagaaagctggggaattaaacactaaaattcaggagcaacagcccctaattcttccggaaaaggagactgtaagaaacaagaactgggccacgcaagctccggagggacaggctcagagatccaaggagcctggagggaagccAGCTtgaggctgctgcagatggggagagggggggacaagactctccaaactctcactcctgtTGACCCCAACCTGATTTTATCATCTATGACCACcatgtcttgtgggcaattttacACTCGCTAGAGGGAAAATGTCATGATCAGAGTATTGCTTATCAGCTTGgaacatgcgtggaggggcaaggaggcgatgcaggtctacactacagccgggatcgacgctctgagatcgatccacccatggtcgatttagcaggtgtaGTAaacacccgctaaatcgactgcagatcgctctccagtcgacccctgtactctatccAGATGAGAAGAGTAAAGTAAGTCGACCCCCTGCAGCTTACACCCTGTGGTAACGCGATCTAGATGCGCTGactccagctactttattcacgtagctggagttgcgcagcGTAGGTCGACTGACTgcagtagtgtaaacatagccaaagcttgctacagttaagggccgtatattaggtggaggctttgtgggagtagctatgctgaagtctgggatttatctgaataggcctaaggagagaataccaagtcagatattttgcaccctgatTTTGAGAGACTAACGAGTAACCACAAACAGGTGTAATACACCACAGGAGTCTGAAAGCgggggtgggctttagcaattaggttgctatgcagtatctcagcagttggacgcattcatatattggaattattaataactaagtgatgtaaatcatgagtattaatgcttgatgctaaattatggacttcccaaaggctacATATGgattggggcagctattgacattattgtaatcagagtaGATAgggtatatagccatcctattaccataataaAGTGGATAAATTACCTTTCCTAGTgagcattttttcattttgttgggtccctgagatagggtcaacggaagcagggcctcccttctgatgggctccctcGCCCCTTGATCTTTGATTCCAACGGTGTCCATAACTTGCAAGTATGCACAGGGCAAGACCCTCTTTACTATATAGTCTAATTGTTACGTGTATTGAGCCTGGCCTATGATTTCCattataactgtctgtattaaatcatgtttctgtgtgtttcaccaaatttcatcccCTCAATTAACTTtcagtagccatgtacaaggagGAGCTGTGCCCCAATACGTAATCTTACAGGCataaaaattgtacaggctacaccaccaccctgtgacatcatcaacaaagtgcccatttgtgcctgggtagcggccccgcgatgggagggaggaatgcagcaaggactccggatcagtggccagggtcgctgtgcatagagatggagaggttatatggggaggggggtaatgagcgggagagggaggtcgagttaaaataataatatttaggaaaaaaatctataatgaagcgaaactgaacagaaataaaaccggagtgtaggctctaaagcttgggtagggattcggggttaaaggtctgggattccccacagctccagatccctaaacctctcctccctcccactgacccactcAGCCCACATCCTGGGtacccttcctccacactcccctcctctttgtcccattactctcagcaggcaccacctcccggcaccttgggaacttcttgtgttccctcctcatctcttaccacctcatccctccctgctgcttcttagctctaaccctgcacacccccTCCcaatgtcctggcaccccagaattatctactccctgcttctcctcccctcccccagctctgttctcccttcacccgtggggtcctgaatggcaacattatacgctctcctatcaaaaacaacaaggagtccagtggtggcaccttaaagactaacggatttatttgggcatcagctttcgtgggtaaaaaacttcacttctttAGCTGtatctcctatcaaaagaggagctcatctgcctgtcacacaagccaggcatgagtcatacacctatttactttagaattctacagtcagcatattttcctattgaaaaggcatcaaagctacagttattaatgtagttgctaatgtagccaataaggatgcattcaatgcaattttaaaatgactgacagcaccaaaaaaggcacatgtccaaaaatgatacttatgtatgggagataaggcaaaaaaggggggcaaggaaacttgtcaaaacttgtatgacaaataaagatATAAGGTTATCACTACtcgggttctttagagaccccacagcttctaataaccatggggacaggactcctcacccagcaagaccaccgtctcatagatctcctgcatgacatccctgtagagggctctctgagcggggtccagcagagcccattcctctctggtgaaatacacagccacctcctcgaaggtcaccggcccctgaaggagaaagagtccaacactcagtacctgctgccccactcacagtcccattattcacagaacagcaccaccaggtaaatggaagctccaggaggcacatgttaaccgagtcccaccccaccttgtctagagcatccaggaggcatcagagggtagaaagagagaacctttgtgtctcccagctgacagacggaggcagggtcttcacatttatcacatacctactagccagagcttgatataggagatggggctgtctctggaccctgctggtgtctccctggtaggaatgccaacactctccaaataaaatatatggaagaaaggggaagtcagtagtaaagaattgaagtgagaaggtcagaattgtagacaACTGGCTATAACAAATCAATGGAAAtacgaaggaagtttttaaaagtatattaagtacaaaattaatcctaacaatggtagtggtaaattactagatggaaatggcagaattatcaaaaataatgcagaagaggtaaaagtcctcaatcAATATTTCtcccctggatttggagaaaaacagatgctgtaactcatatcataagatgttgacgacgacactctttccattccaacaagaactcaccaggacgttaaacagcagctattaaagttagacatgtataaatcagcaggtccagataacttgtatccaagagttttaaaaggcttggtggagcgggtacccatagcagtgcctctgtatgccaacatctttatggctgacctagaacaacgcttccttagctctcgttccctaacgcccctactctacttacgttacattgatgacatcttcatcatctggacccccccccccgttttacctgcagcgatttgtccttgtccgggtgggaaattgttgccccgggtcagtccccagcacgtggctgcccctggcggggggggggggggtgagatgccggttctctgccggggcagggacgggaggggcacgtgtcccccgtgggggctgcccggaccccggtttcccacttactgcccccaactaccaacacagccacctgcccatcccccactgctgtccccttccctcctccagggacctgccagctccccccccctttgccctcttaaagcagctcctcacagggctccctgctgcccatgggaatggtggggggagccatcactttctgtttatgtattggatagtaatataaaatccagtcccccttttccctctagttatttaactaatataaaatcccctcagatcttgct is from Mauremys reevesii isolate NIE-2019 linkage group 12, ASM1616193v1, whole genome shotgun sequence and encodes:
- the LOC120375380 gene encoding zinc finger protein 551-like, with translation MVYPCGRCGKSFNESSDLIAHQRIHRGERPYMCSECGKGFNWSSNLIAHRRIHTGETPYTCSECGKSFSQRSTLIAHRRIHSRETPYTCSECGKSFRWRSNLIAHQRIHTRQTHYTCSECGKSFSWRSNLITHQRIHTGETPYTCSECGKSFSQRSTLIAHRRIHTGETPYTCAECGKSFNQSATLIVHQRIHTGETPYTCSECGKSFKWSSNLIKHRRIHTGETPYTCSECGKSFNRSSNLTVHRRIHTRETLHML